The following proteins are encoded in a genomic region of Tigriopus californicus strain San Diego chromosome 6, Tcal_SD_v2.1, whole genome shotgun sequence:
- the LOC131882357 gene encoding uncharacterized protein LOC131882357, with translation MDKVIIDPNVRPPLLSSLTVQCEFVNGSGQWIFDKERVLSDPKCVPIRCTICDDNSCKESDLCGKSCSLDHVPTHLQVIQTNEDGSADFSCRSVNHRLVQYFWNKNGNAIDSFLCLGSVFTSRCESAETSSTPSWSKLSGSQMPICAKGCSPNKSNCQCSALDFCQRKCATCIPDSFEPCSKGNRCSDWSKSCDVNPRLSQWQCLPKCKTRIYQGTVRRELNGRSVLQCDFHFAVDHFKARGPKTFVTCSYSTCQPMWTLLDPEHVQKPANCAFDPVPCDLKDLMFIPNARIHFQNGTLSPKARRFTRQRAQVRCNSFHLLKVYGKVLLENSKMVQLSCQSVKGVPEWTLSDGTPFQVGNLRCEEGCLTNADCHKEGYYCDTQTHLCVHSPCPKVVPHGDIRFVATEGQLVCHSGHVISYPRVLVQKAFIACQQQNRCDILPTKQALIKCQHYQEDSGHWMLAIQPPNQARSWL, from the exons ATGGATAAGGTCATCATTGATCCAAACGTCAGACCTCCTTTGCTTAGTTCTTTAACTGTTCAATGCGAGTTTGTCAATGGCTCTGGGCAATGGATCTTTGATAAAGAACGGGTGTTGAGTGATCCCAAGTGTGTTCCGATTCGGTGCACGATATGTGATGACAACTCTTGCAAGGAATCCGACCTTTGTGGCAAATCCTGCTCTTTGGACCATGTTCCAACCCACTTACAAGTGATCCAAACCAATGAGGATGGTTCAGCAGATTTCTCATGTAGGTCCGTGAACCACCGGCTCGTTCAGtacttttggaacaagaatgGAAATGCGATAG ATTCGTTTCTATGCTTGGGCTCTGTTTTCACATCCCGATGCGAATCTGCAGAGACCTCCTCAACGCCCTCGTGGTCCAAATTGAGTGGCTCACAAATGCCAATATGTGCAAAAGGATGTTCCCCAAACAAGAGTAATTGCCAATGCTCGGCATTGGATTTTTGTCAGAGGAAATGTGCCACTTGCATTCCCGACTCATTTGAGCCATGTTCCAAAGGGAACAGATGTTCAGATTGGTCCAAATCTTGCGATGTCAACCCGAGGCTGTCTCAGTGGCAATGCTTGCCCAAATGTAAGACTCGGATATACCAAGGAACCGTCCGGAGAGAGCTAAACGGTCGCTCGGTCCTACAATGTGACTTTCATTTTGCCGTGGATCATTTCAAGGCGCGTGGCCCAAAGACATTTGTGACTTGTTCCTATTCCACTTGCCAGCCTATGTGGACTTTATTAGACCCTGAGCACGTGCAAAAACCGGCTAATTGTGCATTTGATCCCGTTCCTTGCGATCTTAAGGATTTAATGTTCATCCCAAATGCTAGGATCCATTTCCAAAATGGAACTCTGAGCCCTAAGGCTCGACGATTTACCCGACAACGAGCTCAAGTGAGGTGCAACAGTTTTCATTTGCTCAAAGTCTATGGCAAGGTTTTACTCGAGAACTCAAAAATGGTCCAGTTGTCTTGCCAATCCGTAAAGGGTGTTCCCGAATGGACCTTGTCGGATGGAACGCCTTTCCAAGTGGGTAATCTTCGTTGTGAAGAGGGATGCTTGACCAATGCCGATTGTCATAAAGAAGGGTACTATTGTGATACACAAACCCATTTGTGCGTTCACTCTCCTTGCCCCAAAGTGGTTCCCCATGGAGATATTAGATTTGTTGCCACTGAAGGTCAACTCGTATGCCATTCTGGACATGTGATATCATATCCAAGGGTCCTAGTACAAAAGGCATTTATTGCCTGTCAACAACAAAACAGATGCGACATCCTTCCAACTAAACAGGCTCTAATCAAGTGCCAACATTATCAGGAGGATTCTGGCCATTGGATGCTCGCTATTCAACCTCCAAATCAGGCAAGATCTTGGCTTTAA
- the LOC131882382 gene encoding uncharacterized protein LOC131882382: MKSKGCPPNIPHGIIVPLRDGPKIISCKPGFKLVPDVEELALCSSDEVWTTPKGQALSCEPGCSFKYSCSEGQICINGKCSQKVLCPLGIPFSNGHLIPERKGQLGDVAIFECDLGYKQLGTETLELECSKQGWIPKGSVALIPQCQKESDSCPSFDSVVQAHFDPIVREFNLFEFNCLKGKMQSDGLVKGVANCKDGKWFDPNGIPITPCNKELICKRPSDCSTLEKCIEGECVVPSCNPGLDFPNSDLVVGETTEVGSSGMLVCKDDFVLDFSDDPILFQAIYCGFDQNTGDVNWLSQSTSDKVKDCVKGLVPFDVI; this comes from the exons ATGAAGTCAAAAGGATGCCCACCAAACATTCCACATGGAATAATTGTGCCTCTTCGAGACGGTCCCAAGATAATTTCGTGCAAACCTGGCTTCAAATTGGTCCCAGATGTTGAAGAGTTGGCTCTTTGCTCAAGCGATGAAGTTTGGACCACTCCTAAAGGTCAAGCTTTGTCTTGTGAACCTGGTTGCTCCTTCAAATATTCCTGTTCGGAGGGCCAGATATGTATCAATGGAAAGTGCTCCCAAAAGGTGCTTTGCCCTTTAGgcattccattttccaatggaCACTTGATTCCTGAGCGCAAAGGTCAATTGGGCGATGTAGCCATCTTTGAGTGCGACCTTGGTTATAAGCAACTTGGAACGGAAACTTTAGAGCTGGAATGCTCCAAACAAGGATGGATACCCAAAGGATCGGTCGCCTTGATCCCTCAGTGCCAAAAGG AGTCGGATTCGTGCCCAAGCTTTGATTCCGTCGTACAAGCTCACTTCGATCCAATCGTTCGGGAATTCAATCTTTTTGAGTTCAATTGtttgaaaggaaagatgcAATCCGATGGGTTGGTCAAAGGCGTTGCCAACTGTAAAGATGGcaaatggtttgatcccaaTGGAATACCAATTACACCGTGTAACAAGGAACTGATTTGCAAG AGACCATCCGATTGTTCAACGTTAGAGAAATGTATTGAGGGCGAATGTGTGGTTCCTAGTTGCAATCCAGGACTAGATTTCCCCAACAGCGACCTAGTGGTTGGAGAAACAACCGAGGTTGGATCCTCAGGGATGCTCGTGTGCAAAGATGACTTTGTCCTTGATTTCTCGGATGATCCAATCTTGTTTCAAGCGATCTATTGCGGCTTTGACCAAAACACGGGCGACGTTAACTGGCTCTCACAATCTACCTCCGATAAGGTTAAAGACTGCGTGAAAGGTTTGGTCCCTTTTGATGtaatttga